A genomic segment from Nicotiana tabacum cultivar K326 chromosome 7, ASM71507v2, whole genome shotgun sequence encodes:
- the LOC107769218 gene encoding serine/threonine-protein kinase SRK2E isoform X2 produces MSLLLLSISREIDENVKREIINHRSLRHPNIVRFKEVILTPTHLAIVMEYASGGELFERICNAGRFSEDEARFFFQQLISGVSYCHAMQVCHRDLKLENTLLDGSPAPRLKICDFGYSKSSVLHSQPKSTVGTPAYIAPEVLLKKEYDGKIADVWSCGVTLYVMLVGAYPFEDPEEPKNFRKTIQRILNVQYSIPDYVHISPECRHLISRIFVADPAKRITIPEIKNHEWFLRNLPADLTDDNMTNNQFEEPEQRMQSIDEIMQIITEATIPAAGTNSLNHYLTGSLDIDDEMEEDLESDPDLDIDSSGEIVYAM; encoded by the exons ATGAGCTTGTTGCTGTTAAGTATATCGAGAGAG ATTGATGAAAATGTAAAGAGGGAAATCATCAACCATAGATCATTGAGGCACCCTAACATAGTCAGATTCAAAGAG gtCATATTGACACCAACTCATTTGGCTATAGTGATGGAATACGCATCTGGAGGAGAACTGTTTGAGCGCATTTGCAATGCAGGCCGTTTCAGTGAGGATGAG GCACGGTTTTTCTTCCAACAACTCATATCTGGGGTCAGCTATTGTCACGCCATG CAAGTATGCCACAGAGACCTGAAACTGGAGAATACATTATTGGATGGCAGCCCTGCACCAAGGCTAAAGATTTGTGATTTTGGATATTCTAAG TCCTCGGTGTTGCATTCACAACCAAAGTCAACTGTTGGTACACCTGCATATATTGCTCCCGAAGTGTTATTGAAGAAAGAATATGATGGGAAG ATTGCAGATGTCTGGTCTTGCGGGGTGACTTTGTATGTCATGCTAGTAGGAGCATACCCTTTTGAAGACCCGGAGGAGCCTAAAAATTTTCGCAAGACAATACAG CGAATCTTGAATGTACAGTATTCAATTCCAGATTATGTACATATCTCTCCAGAATGTCGTCATCTAATATCAAGGATTTTTGTTGCTGATCCTGCAAAG AGGATAACGATCCCCGAGATCAAGAACCATGAGTGGTTCTTGAGGAACCTTCCTGCAGATCTCACGGATGATAATATGACAAACAATCAGTTTGAGGAGCCAGAACAACGTATGCAGAGCATTGACGAAATCATGCAGATAATAACTGAGGCCACCATTCCTGCTGCTGGGACCAACAGCCTTAATCATTACCTTACTGGTAGCTTGGACATTGATGATGAGATGGAAGAAGACTTGGAGAGTGACCCTGACCTTGATATTGATAGCAGCGGAGAGATTGTCTATGCAATGTAA
- the LOC107769218 gene encoding serine/threonine-protein kinase SRK2E isoform X1: MDRVAMTVGAGMDVPIMHDSDRYELVKDIGSGNFGVARLMRDRQTNELVAVKYIERGEKIDENVKREIINHRSLRHPNIVRFKEVILTPTHLAIVMEYASGGELFERICNAGRFSEDEARFFFQQLISGVSYCHAMQVCHRDLKLENTLLDGSPAPRLKICDFGYSKSSVLHSQPKSTVGTPAYIAPEVLLKKEYDGKIADVWSCGVTLYVMLVGAYPFEDPEEPKNFRKTIQRILNVQYSIPDYVHISPECRHLISRIFVADPAKRITIPEIKNHEWFLRNLPADLTDDNMTNNQFEEPEQRMQSIDEIMQIITEATIPAAGTNSLNHYLTGSLDIDDEMEEDLESDPDLDIDSSGEIVYAM; encoded by the exons ATGGATCGGGTGGCAATGACAGTAGGAGCAGGGATGGACGTGCCGATCATGCACGATAGTGATAGATACGAGCTTGTAAAGGATATTGGTTCTGGCAATTTTGGAGTGGCAAGGCTTATGAGGGACAGGCAAACTAATGAGCTTGTTGCTGTTAAGTATATCGAGAGAGGTGAGAAG ATTGATGAAAATGTAAAGAGGGAAATCATCAACCATAGATCATTGAGGCACCCTAACATAGTCAGATTCAAAGAG gtCATATTGACACCAACTCATTTGGCTATAGTGATGGAATACGCATCTGGAGGAGAACTGTTTGAGCGCATTTGCAATGCAGGCCGTTTCAGTGAGGATGAG GCACGGTTTTTCTTCCAACAACTCATATCTGGGGTCAGCTATTGTCACGCCATG CAAGTATGCCACAGAGACCTGAAACTGGAGAATACATTATTGGATGGCAGCCCTGCACCAAGGCTAAAGATTTGTGATTTTGGATATTCTAAG TCCTCGGTGTTGCATTCACAACCAAAGTCAACTGTTGGTACACCTGCATATATTGCTCCCGAAGTGTTATTGAAGAAAGAATATGATGGGAAG ATTGCAGATGTCTGGTCTTGCGGGGTGACTTTGTATGTCATGCTAGTAGGAGCATACCCTTTTGAAGACCCGGAGGAGCCTAAAAATTTTCGCAAGACAATACAG CGAATCTTGAATGTACAGTATTCAATTCCAGATTATGTACATATCTCTCCAGAATGTCGTCATCTAATATCAAGGATTTTTGTTGCTGATCCTGCAAAG AGGATAACGATCCCCGAGATCAAGAACCATGAGTGGTTCTTGAGGAACCTTCCTGCAGATCTCACGGATGATAATATGACAAACAATCAGTTTGAGGAGCCAGAACAACGTATGCAGAGCATTGACGAAATCATGCAGATAATAACTGAGGCCACCATTCCTGCTGCTGGGACCAACAGCCTTAATCATTACCTTACTGGTAGCTTGGACATTGATGATGAGATGGAAGAAGACTTGGAGAGTGACCCTGACCTTGATATTGATAGCAGCGGAGAGATTGTCTATGCAATGTAA
- the LOC107769220 gene encoding LOW QUALITY PROTEIN: GDSL esterase/lipase At5g03980 (The sequence of the model RefSeq protein was modified relative to this genomic sequence to represent the inferred CDS: deleted 2 bases in 1 codon; substituted 1 base at 1 genomic stop codon), which yields MICALLSLWIKRKPSVVGLNYLVYLLVFISCLSNAVHSNSGFLSLLSLNGCVAVVVLLDFPFKLCTSGPFNSIYSFGDRDSSSSSAADHIAATLSLPFPQSYTQXGTEFFESGLSFATPGATIMKPLFFLKNGIPAPPESQDLSQISTFMRWFHQGCFSFHDCGRNQGSSVLPKALIFMDQPGINDYKHAFLHGKSISEASLLVPEVVETIKNSVERLINEAGAKTLIVSGILPVGCFPGFRTLFPEGDSIGKNRCHRGLNMFSKLQNDHLWQAILELRLKYPDVHIIYVDYYKAFMAVLKNHVFLGFKMKNLMKACCGSGNSPLNFDTQKKCGDEGVVVCSDRASYLYWDGFQLTPEALENLMDTLFSKKGFVFPELKAGEETAAAVTRRHSRILARVGDISSVIRHLLFV from the exons ATGATTTGTGCATTACTAAGTTTATGGATCAAACGGAAGCCGAGTGTTGTAGGTCTTAATTATCTGGTCTACCTTTTGGTTTTCATTAGTTGTTTATCAAATGCAGTTCACAGCAATTCAGGCTTCCTCTCTTTGTTATCTCTCAATGGttgtgttgctgttgttgtattaCTTGATTTCCCTTTTAAACTGTGTACTT CCGGTCCCTTTAACTCCATATACAGTTTCGGTGATCGCGACTCTTCATCATCATCCGCCGCCGATCATATTGCTGCAACCCTCAGTTTGCCTTTTCCCCAATCATACACCCAATGAGGCACCGAGTTCTTCGAGTCTGGACTGAGTTTTGCGACGCCCGGAGCAACCATCATGAAGCCCCTTTTCTTCCTCAAGAATGGCATCCCAGCACCTCCAGAGTCACAAGACCTATCTCAGATTTCTACCTTCATGAGGTGGTTCCATCAAGGCTGCTTCTCTTTTCATGACTGCGGCAGAAAT CAAGGTTCTTCGGTTCTTCCGAAGGCGCTCATTTTTATGGATCAACCCGGCATCAACGACTACAAGCATGCCTTCTTACATGGAAAATCTATTTCAGAAGCGTCCCTTCTCGTCCCTGAAGTGGTGGAGACTATTAAGAATTCAGTAGAAAGACTCATCAACGAAGCCGGAGCCAAAACTCTCATAGTTTCTGGAATTCTACCCGTGGGCTGCTTTCCTGGTTTTAGGACTCTGTTTCCCGAGGGAGATTCAATTGGAAAAAACAGATGCCACAGAGGACTTAATATGTTTTCAAAGCTTCAAAATGATCATCTATGGCAAGCAATTCTGGAGCTGCGTTTGAAGTACCCTGATGTTCACATCATATATGTAGATTACTACAAAGCATTCATGGCGGTCCTTAAAAACCATGTGTTCCTGGGATTCAAGATGAAGaatttgatgaaggcatgttgtGGCAGTGGAAACAGTCCACTCAACTTTGATACGCAGAAGAAGTGCGGAGACGAAGGAGTTGTTGTATGTTCTGATAGGGCTTCGTATTTATACTGGGATGGATTTCAATTGACACCTGAGGCTTTGGAGAACCTGATGGATACGCTCTTCAGCAAAAAAGGATTTGTATTCCCAGAATTGAAGGCTGGAGAagaaacagcagcagcagtaacaaggCGTCATTCCAGGATTCTTGCACGAGTTGGAGACATATCTTCTGTTATTAGGCATTTACTCTTCGTCTAA